The Algihabitans albus genomic sequence CACCCGTCAGGCCACATCCGGCGAAGCCGAACTGCTGGAGCAAGCGGAGGAACCGGAGGGCGCCGGGGGATCGATCCTGGTGATCGATGCCAATGTCCGCAGCGGCAGCCGCATGAAGGAGTATCTGGAGAACGCCGGTTACGACGCCCTGCTCTGCACCTCCAAGGATTCGGCCCTGCAGATCTGCCAGACCGACCGTTTCGACCTCATCATCACCGCGATCGAGATCGCCGGCGAAGACGGTCTCAGACTCTGCAGCCAGTTCCGCAGCCGCGAGGCGACGCGCTACGTGCCGATCCTGATGGTCCTGGAGGACATGGATTTGCAGCGTCTGGCCAAGGGTTTGGATCTCGGTGTGACGGACTATGTCGTGAAGCCGGTCGACCGGAATGAACTGGAAGCGCGGGTCCGCACGCAGATTCGGCGCCGGCGCTATCACGACCGTTTGCGCTCGGTGCTCGACCGTAGCGTCAGCATGGCCTTCACCGACGGGCTTACGGGGATCTACAATCGCCGCTACATGAGCGCCCATCTTGATCGTAAGCTGATGGAGATCGCCGAAACCGGGAAACCGGTTTCAATCATGTTGTTCGATATCGATCACTTCAAGCGCGTGAACGACACCCATGGCCATGCCATCGGCGATGAAGTCTTGAAGGCCGTGACCGACCATGTGTCCGAAAGCGTGCGCGAGACCGATCTGCTGGCCCGCTATGGCGGCGAGGAATTCGTGCTCGTGATGCCTGCCACCGACGTGGAGATCGCGCTAAAGGTGGCGGATCGCATTCGTGAACGCCTGAGCCACCAGAAAATCCCCGCCGGTCCCGATGGTTCGGACGTGATCGTGACGATCTCTGCCGGAGTCGCCTCCACTTTCGACCCTCTGGAGACGCCGGATGCTTTGTTGAAACGGGCTGACGAGGCGCTTTACGCGGCCAAGCAGAATGGCCGCAATCTGGTTTTCGGCGTCAACGGACCGGCGACACCCGATGCCAAGCGCGCGGCCCGCGCGGCGGTCGGGGACTAAACACCTAGACAAGGTAGTGATCAGTCGGACCCACCTATTGGGTCCGGCGATTACGTTAAATCCAACGTAGATTCAAAGTGTTAGAGTCTGTTTCTTGTGATCGGCGGAACCGCGAAGCGAGTCCCTACGATCACAACAGGCTCTAGAAGGGCTCAAACGCCCCCTAAACGCCAATGGCCGCCTTACCCGGCGGCCATTCTCGCTTTCTTATAGGCGCCGGAAGCGCCCTTACTTCATCTTGGACTCCCTGAATTCCACATGTTTGCGCGCCTTCGGGTCGTATTTGCGCATGGTCATTTTCTCGGTGATGTTCCGCGGGTTCTTCTTCTTGACGTAGAAGTAGCCCGTATCGGCGGTACTCACCATCTTGATCCACTGGGTGATCGGTTTGGCCATCGTGACCTCCTTAAGCGCGGCGCGGCTCACCGCGCTTGGCGAAATCTGCTGACATCCGGGCTGGCCCGGTACGAATTGGAGGTCGCGAAGATAGCCACGCGCGCTCGCCTGTCAAGGCGGCTCGATGGCTCAGAGCGGCAAAGCTGCCGAAGACTCCTGCGGGCGCCCCAGGGTTCCGTCGGCAAGCTGCTCGAGGATCTCGGTCGCAGCCTCTTCCGGCTTGGCGACGCTTTCCGGGTCTTCGCCGGGAAAGGCCTGAACCCGCAGACGAGTGCGCAGAGGGCCGGGTGCGATACAGCCGACGGTCACCTCGAACTTCTCCACTTCCTTGGCGTAGACCGCGGCCATTCGCTCCAAGGCCGCCTTGCTGGCCGCATAGGCGGACCAATAGGCCGGCGCCTCGGCTGCCACCCGACAAGAGATGAAAAGCGCCGTTCCCTTCGACTGCCGGAGGAGCGGGTCGAGTCGGGCGAGCAGGCGTTGATTGGCATCGAGATTGACCGCAAAGGTGTCCCGCCAGGCCCGTGAGTCGACGTGACCGAGCGGCGAGAGGCCGCCGAGCACGGCGGCGTTGCCGATCAGAAGGTCGAGCCGGCCATGGCGCTGAGCCAATGCCGAGGGCAAGGCGTCGATCCGCTCTCCGTCCTTGAGATCGAAGGGCACCAGGGTCGGGCGCGGTCCGCCGGCCTTCTGAATCGCATCGTCGAGGTCTTCCAAGGCGCCGACGCTCCGGTCCGTCGCGCAGGCCAGAACCTGGGCGCCTTCACGGCCGAGGCCAAGCGCCAAGGCGCGGCCGAGGCCACGCGAGGCACCCGTTACGACGGCAACCTGGCCGGCGAAGCGCCGGGCGGAACCTTCAGTCATCGCTTTCAATTCACTCTTCGGTCTGTCTTCGGCCCGCCGAGCAGCGCCCGGCCCGTTGCTTCCATCCCCGCCAACACCGCGAGGCCAACCAACAAGCCAATCGCCGCATAGACCAAACCCTCCGGTGAGACGGGCAAGGCCGGCACGAAATCGCTCAACGTCGCTTCGGCAAGGCCGCTGTCGAAGTGTTCGGCGAAGACCTGCGGTCGCTCGAAGGGACGCGCCATGGTCAAGGCTGTGTAGGCCTCGCGCAAGGCGTCGCGGGTCTGTACCGCCTCCAGAGCGCGCTGGCCAGCCTCCTGCGCGCGGGTGGAGGTGTCGGCGAGAGATAGGGCGATGTAGTCGCTGAGATTTTCGCCGCGGGCTGCGGCGTCGGCGCGGATGCGCTCGACGGTCGCGACGGCCTGATCCAGGCGACCCCCGAGACGCTGCAGATATTGGGTGTAGAAAGCGGGCGCCTGTCCCGCGGCCAGTGCGCCTGCACCACCGAAGATCGCATTGGCCAAACGGCCGATCACGCGCGGCTCAGCTCCTTGAAAAGCAGCGGTTGCGGACTCACCCGGTCTTCTCGGTCGGTCAGGCGGGTCGGGTAGTCGCCGGTGAAGCAGGCGTCGCAGTACTGGGGCTGCATGGCGTCGCGCCCGGTCTCGCCCATCGCCCGGTAGAGACCGTCGATCGATATGAACGCGAGGCTATCGACGCCGATGTGCTCGCCCATCTGGGCGACGGTCATGTTGGAGGCGAGCAATTCGTCCTTATCCGGCGTATCGACGCCATAGAAGCAGGGGTCCGTCGTCGGCGGTGCGGCGATGCGGAAGTGGATTTCCGTTGCGCCGGCGGCCCGGACCATCTGAACGATCTTGCGGCTGGTGGTTCCACGCACGATGGAGTCGTCGACCAGAACCACGCGCTTTCCTTCGATCTTGGCGCGATTGGCGTTGTGCTTCAGCTTGACGCCGAGATCTCGGATCTTCTGACCCGGCTCGATGAAGGTCCGACCGACGTAGTGGTTGCGGATAATTCCCAACTCGAAGGGGATGCCGGCCTTTTGAGCGTAGCCAAGGGCGGCTGGGACACCGGAATCCGGCACCGGAATGATGACATCCGCGTCGACCGGGCTTTCCGTCGCCAACTCGGCACCGATGCGCTGGCGTGAGTCGTAGATCGACCGCCCTTCGATGATCGAATCGGGACGAGCGAAATAGATGTGCTCGAAGATGCAGAAGCGCCGTGGGCGTTTGGGGAAGACCTGATGGGCCGTCAGGCCGTTTTTGTCGAGAATGATCAGCTCGCCAGGCTCAACGTCGCGTATGAACTCAGCCCCGATGATATCGAGCGCGCAGGTCTCGGAGGTGATCACATAGGCCTGCTCCGTCGGCAGGCGGCCGATCACGAGCGGGCGAACCCCCAGCGGATCGCGAAGTCCGATCACCATGTCTTCGCAGAGAGCGACCAGGGAGTAGGCGCCCTCCACACGCGAAAGCGCGTGAACCAGCCGCTCGATCACCGTCGAATCGGTCTGCAGGGCCATCAGGTGAATGATCACCTCGGTGTCCATGGTCGACTGGAAGAGCGCGCCGCGTTGGACCAGTTCCCGGCGCAGGGTCGCTGCATTGGTCAGATTGCCGTTGTGGGCCAGCGCGAAACCGCCGAAAGCGAGTTCGGCGAACAACGGTTGTACATTGCGCAGTACAGTATCGCCGGTGGTGGCGTAGCGGTTGTGCCCGATGGCCGCCCGGCCCTTGAGGCTGTTCATCACGTTTTCGCTGCCGAAGATGTCTCCGACATGGCCGAGGCCCCGGTGTGCGTGAAACTGCTGACGGTCGAAGGAGACGATCCCGGCGGCCTCCTGCCCGCGGTGCTGCAGCGCATGCAGGCCGAGGGCGGAGAAGTTCGCCGCTTCCACATGCCCCCAGATGCCGAAGACACCGCATTCTTCGCGTAGCTTGTCGCCGTCGGGACTATCGGGGTCGAAGGGGTGCGTTGTGATCATGCCGTCGGGCCTGTCGGCCTCCGCGTCTCGCCCCGCTTGCCGGGGCCGCTTCGATTACTGCCGCTGCTCGATGAGCTGCTCCAGCTGCTGCCTGTCCTGCTCGTTATACTCCGTCGCGCCGCCGTTGGCACTGCCGCTGCCCTCGCCTGTGCCAGGTTGAATCGGTGGAACGAAGGGTTGGTCGGACCCGGTGGCTCCCTCGTCTTCCAGCCGTCGCTGATAGTCTTCCGGTAGCAGGCTGGCGAGCGTTTCCGCCCCGGCTTTCACCAGAGATAAGGACCTGGCTTCGATGATCCAGGCCGGACGGTCCTGTGGAGGTATGAGCCAAGCGTATCCCAGCCATAACGCGCTGATCGCCAAGAACCCGCAGCCCAAACCGAAGATCAGACCGAGCGTGCGATCCAGCGCCCCCAGGGCCGAGGCCCGAACGGCCTTGGAGACCAGATAGGCGCCGATGATGAAAACCACCAGAGAGACCAGGAACAGCGCCAAGCCGGCACCGACGGAAGCGAACAGACCGGCACCGATGAGCTCGGCTGCGAACGGTTCCGCAACCGGATAGAAGAGAATCGCGACCGCGATTGCACCGGCCCAGGCAGCGATCCAGAGGATGGCATAGACGAAGCCCGCAAGCAGCCCGATAATCGCTGCCAGGCCGATCGTCACGAAAACGATCAAATCCCCGAGGTTGATGGGCAGCCCGTCCATTCCGGTTCAGGCCTCCAGCATCCGATCGCGTGATGCGGACTCGAGGAAGAGTTGGACCAGATCTCCCAGAGCGGCAATCTCTTCCATCGCGATTCCTTCGGGCGGTCGGGTTTTCCGTCCGCGTGTTGCGGGGCAGATCGCGCGGGTGAAGCCGAGCTTGGCGGCCTCCTTCAGACGCAGATCGGTCTGACCGACGGCGCGTACTTCGCCGGAGAGACCGACTTCACCGAAGACCACCGTTTCCGACGGTGCCGGCCGATCGCTGATGGCGGATAAAAGAGCCGTCGCCACGGCCAGATCGGCGGCGGGTTCCGCCACCCGCAGCCCGCCGGCGACGTTGAGATAGATATCCTGGCCTGCGGTCGAGACTCCGCAACGGGCTTCAAGGACCGCCAGCACCATGGCCAAGCGGTTGCCGTCCCAGCCCACCACGGCGCGCCGGGGAGTGCCGAGCGGCGAGGGGGCGACCAGAGCCTGAATCTCGACCAGAACGGGACGGGTGCCCTCCAGTCCCGCGAAGACGCAAGCCCCCGATATCTCGCCATGGCGCTCGGCCAGAAAGAGCTCGGATGGATTGGCGACTTCGATCAGTCCGCCGTCCGTCATCTCGAACACGCCGATCTCATCCGTCGGTCCGAAGCGGTTTTTCGCTGCGCGCAGGATACGGAACTGGTGCCCGCGCTCGCCCTCGAAGGTCAAGACCGTGTCGACCATGTGTTCCAACACCTTGGGACCGGCAATCGCTCCCTCCTTGGTGACGTGTCCGACCAGCAACAGCGCGAAGCCACGGCGCTTGGCGACGCGAATAAGCTCCTGGGCGCTCGCCCGGACCTGGCCGACCGTGCCGGGCGCGCTGTCGAGATTGTCCACGTACATGGTTTGGATCGAGTCGACCACGACAACGTCGGGTGTTTCCGGTCGGTCCAGCGCCGCCTTGAGTTCGCGGACGTTGGTGGCCGCCGCCAGTTCGACCGGGGCATCGGACAGGCCGAGCCGCTCCGCGCGCAGGCGGACCTGCTCGATCGCCTCTTCGCCTGAGATGTAGGCGCAGCCGGCCGCGCCCTCTTTGGACAGGGCTGCGGCAGCCTGCAACAGAAGGGTGGATTTACCGATTCCCGGATCGCCGCCGATCAGGACGGCCGAGCCCCGGACCAACCCGCCCCCCAGGACGCGGTCGAATTCGGCGATTCCGCTGGCGCGGCGCGGCGCTTGCCGTTCTTGTCCTTTGAGCGGAACGAAGTCGATACCGCGGCTCGAGCGCTTGCCCTTGCCGCCGAGGCCCCCCGGGGCCGCGTCCGGCAAGGCTTCTTCGACGATCGTGCTCCACTCGCCGCAGGCCTCGCAGCGCCCAGCCCACTTGGGGTAGCTGGTGCCGCAGGATTGGCAGACGTAGTGACTGGTACGTTTGGACAAGGACAGGGCGGCTCTCGCAGGGGCGCGGGACGGGGCGCTGCGAAAAGGGATCCCCGGGATCCCTTTTCACCTAGGCAGTTAGCGGAAGTGATCCTGGATCTGCATTTCGATCGGACCTTCGGGGCGGCCATTGATGAATTGCTCGACATAAGGATTGCCGCAGGCTTCGACTTGATCGGTCGCACCGTCCCAAATGATTCGTCCTTCGAACAGCATGGCCATGCGATTCGAAATGCGCCGGGCACTGGCCATGTCGTGCGTGATGGTCAAGCCTGTAGCCCCGCTGGCACGGGTCACCTCCACGATCAACTTGTCGATCATTGCCCCCATGATCGGGTCGAGCCCCGTGGTCGGCTCGTCGAAGAAGATGACTTCCGGCTTGGTTGCGATGGCGCGGGCCAGCCCGACGCGCTTCTTCATACCGCCCGACAGCTCGGCCGGCATCAGTTCACCGACATTCGGTTGGAGGCCCACGTCCACAAGACGTTTGATCGCCACCTCTTTTGCCTCGCCGCGCGGCATGTGCTCGCCCTGCATCAACCCGAAGGCGATATTTTCCCAAACGGTGAGGGAGTCGAACAAGGCTGCCGACTGGAACAGCATGCCGATCTTGTGGCGCACGGCCTCCAGTTCCTCGCCGGACAGGCCGATCACTTCTTCGCCGTCGACCTTGATCGAGCCCGATTGCGGCGTCAGCAGGCCCAGGATGCACTTCAGCAGAACCGACTTTCCGCTGCCCGATCCGCCGATCACCACCAGGGAATCGCCGCTGGCGACATCGAGATTGACGCCTTGCAGAACCTTGTTCCTGCCGAAGGCAAGCCGCAGGTCGCGGATCTGGATCTTGGGGGGCGTGTTCGCAGCCGTCATCGCGCGAAGAACAGTTCGGTGATCAGGTAGTTGAAGCTGAGGATCAGGATCGACGCGGAAACCACGGCATTGGTGGTTGCGGCGCCGACGCCCTGGGCACCGCCGCGGGAGTGGTACCCGTTGTAGCAGCCCATCAGCGCGATCAGGAAGCCGAAGACCGCCGCCTTGACCAGACCAGAGACCACGTCCTGAACCTCCAGGAACTCCAACGTATTCGTGATGTAGGTGGAGCCGTTGAACCCGAGCTTGTAGACGGCGACCAAGTAGCCGCCGAACACGCCGATGATATCCGCGATCAGAACCAGCACCGGCAGCACGGCGGTTCCGGCCAGCAGGCGCGGTGCGATCAGATACTTGAAGGGGTTGGTCGCCAGCGTCGTCAGCGCGTCGATCTGCTCCGTGACCCGCATGGTGCCGATCTCGGCCGCCATCGCCGCGCCGACGCGGCCGGCGACCATCAGGCCGGCAAGAACCGGCCCGAGTTCGCGGGTGATCGAAACCACCACCACGTTCGGGATCGCCGATTCGGCGGAGAAACGCGCGAAACCGGTGTAGCTCTGCAGCGCCAGTACCATGCCTGTGAAGATCGCCGTCAGGCCGACCACTGGAAGCGAATAGTACCCGATGTCGATCATCTGGCGCAGGATCATGCGCGGGTAGAAAGGCGGTCTCAGACAGTGTGAGACGGCATGGGCCGTGAAGATCGAGAGCCGGCCGGTTGCGTTTAGAAACGCCAGGAACGTCCGGCCAAGAGGCTGCAGAACGGGAATCACGCAGCAGCCTCCAGATAGACACGATGATAGCGATGGCCGAGGGAGGTCAGGATCTCGTATCCAATCGTTCCGGCCGCCTGTCCGACCGCATCGGCGGTCAAATCCGGACCCAGGAGTTCGGCATAAGCGCCGGATCTAACCGCGGCCTCGGGAACCGCCGTTACGTCGAGCGTGATCAAGTCCATGGAAACACGCCCCACCACCGGTACGTTATGCCCCCCGACGAGGGCCTGGCCGCTGTTCGAGAGAGATCGCAAGTAGCCATCGGCGTAACCCAACGCCACGGTGGCGATGCGAGTCGGGCCCTGCGCCCGCCAAGTGGCACCATATCCGACACCCCGAGGGGCGTCAATTTCACGGATCTGCAGAATTTTTCCTTTTAACCGAACGACTTGGCGCATGGGATTAGGCTGTCCAGGCTTCGGATTGATGCCGTAGAGAGCGCTGCCCGGGCGGACGAGGTCGAAGTGGTAGTCGCGCCCCAGGAAGATACCCGCGGAGTTGGCGAGACTTGCTCTCGCAGCCCCCAGTCTTGGCGATAGTCGCTGTCGCGCCGCCAGAAACTCGGCAAGCTGGTCGGCGCTTTGCTGCGAGGTCGGATCGTCGGCGGATGCCAAGTGGCTCATGAGGTAGGAGATGGGGACTCTCTCGGCTCGAGAGCCTTCCGTCGCCAAAGTCTCCAGGTCGCGCGCATCGAGGCCCAGGCGGCTCATGCCGGTGTCGATCTGCAGGGCCGCGGCTCGCTTCCGCTCGCGCGAAATCTGCTTCCAGCGAGTCAGATCTTCCAGGCTGTTCAGCACGGGGCACAAGTCGCGCGCCAGATAGTCCGCTTCCGCACCGGCCATCAGGCCGTTGAGCACGTAGACTGTCGCCTGCGGCAGGATCGAGCGCAGCGCCAGGGCTTCATCGAGCTGTGCCACAAAGAAAGCTCGGGCGCCGGCTGCCCAAAGCGCGGGGGCCGCCTGTGCGATCCCCAGGCCGTAGGCATCGGCCTTGACCACCGCCGCGGCCTCCGCCGGCGCCGTCTCGGCGGCAAGGCGCTGCCAGTTGGCGGCCAGGGCCGGCAGGTCGATCTCCAGGATCGCGCCAGCCCGGGCGGCCGGATCGGAGACGGTATAGCTCGGCATGAAAAGTCAGTAGTGCTCCGGCAGGCGGTCGTCATCGGCCAGGTTCGAGAAGCGAACACGGTCCGGATTGAAGTGCAGAGTCACCGTGCCGATCGGACCGTGACGCTGTTTGGCCACGATGACGTCGGCCTTGTTACGGGCCCGCTCGACCCGCTCGTTGTAACGGTCGAGGCGTTCTTGATACTTGTCCGTCGTCTCGTTCAGGCGCTGGGTCGGCTCTTCGCGCTCCAGGTAATAGTCCTCGCGATAGATGAAGGTCACCACATCCGCATCCTGCTCGATCGAGCCGGATTCACGCAGATCGGAGAGTTGTGGGCGCTTGTCGTCCCGGTTCTCCACTTGGCGCGAGAGCTGGGACAGGGCCAGCACCGGGACGTTCAACTCCTTGGCGACGATCTTCAGAGCGCGGGTGATTTCGCTGACCTCCTGCACGCGATTGTCCAGCCGCATGCCAGCCGGCGGCTGCAGGAGCTGGAGGTAGTCGAGCACGATCATGCTGAGACCGACCTGGCGCTTGAGGCGCCGTGCCCGGCTGCGCAGAGCGCCGACGGTAATGCCCGGCGTATCGTCGATATAGAGTGGCAAGCGCTCGAGTTCGCGGTGCACGTCGAGCACCCGGCGCATCTCTTCCTCGTTGAGCTGTCCCTTGCGCATCAGATCGCTGCGCACGTCCGCCGCCTCGGCGATGATGCGCGAGGCGAGCTGTTCGGCCGACATCTCGAGAGAAAAGAAGGCGACGACCTCTGGTCGCTCGATCTCGTTACCCTCCGCATCGGTTTCCACCCGGCTGCTGCGCGCCGCATTCACCGCCATGTTGGTGGCCAGTGCCGTCTTGCCCATGGAGGGGCGCCCGGCCAGGATCAGCAGGTCGGAGCGATGCAGGCCGCCCAGCATTTCGTCCATGTCGTCGAAGCCGCTGGTCACGCCGACCAGCTTGCTGTCGCGTTTGTAGGCCGCCTCGGCGGCTTCGATCGCGTCGGCCAAGCCGCTTCGGAAGGGCTGCAGCCCACCCTCGACCTGACCTTGCTCGCTCAGCTTGTAAAGCCGCTGCTCGGCCGTCTCGATCTGATCGAGAGCGCCGATCTCCAAGTCGTGACGGAAGGCCTCGTTGACGATCTCCTCGCCGAGATCGATGAGCTGTCGACGCAAAAAGAGGTCGTAGATCAGTTCGCCATAGTGGCGGGCATCGATCGTGACGTAGGAGGCCTGGAGCTGGGCCAGATATTCGGCCCCTCCCACGTCCGCCAGATCGCCGTCCTGATCGAAGACGTTGCGCAGCGTGATGGCGTTGGCCTGCTGGCCGCGCTCGATCAGCTTGCGGCAGGCTTCGTAGATGCGGGCGTGGGCGGCATCGGCGAAGTGGTCCGCGAGCAGATAGTCGGACACGCGCTCGAAAGCGTGGTTGTTCGCCAAGACCGCGGCCAGCAGCGCTTGTTCCGCCTCGATATTGACGGGCGGCAGACGGCTGGCGCTATCGGCCAGCCCGGGCAGTTGGGCGAGGGTTGCGCCTGGTGCGTTCGCGTTCATGGGGCGTGACAGTAGCGGCCCGACAGTCGGAAAGCAGCCCCGTCTCGGACAGCAACCCTTGTGGATAGGGTGGACAGCGGGTGCAAGCTCGGGACCCGAGAGCGTCGACCCGCACTTTCGCGGAAGCGAGGATGTGGCGTTAGGTTAGGCAGAGCGCGAGGCTGTCTACTCCGCCGCATCGGCTTGCCTGGCCGTGCTCCCCTGGCGCCCCTGTCCGGACGGCTGCCTGCGTTTCCAGTCGACCATATAGTCTCGGGTGATGGGCAGTGCCGCGACGTCGCGGGCCATCTGAAGCTGGAACACCATCTGGCCCATTTGGCGGAACGAGAGCTCGCAGCCGACCAGATAGAACTCCCACATGCGGCAGAAGCGCTCGTCGTAGAGCACGGCGGCTCTCTCCCAGTTGGCCATGAAGCGCTTGTGCCAGTCGCGCAGTGTTTCGGCGTAGTGCAGCCGCAGGATCTCGATGTCGGCGGTCCAGAGTCCGGATCGTTCGACAGCCGGCAACACTTCGCTGAGGGAGGGTGTATAGCCGCCGGGAAAGATGTACTTGCGCAGCCAGGGGTTCGTGGCGGTCGGCGCGTGGGTTGAGCCGATGGAATGCAACAAAGCGACGCCGTCGGGTTTCAGCAACTTGGCGATCCGGTCGAAGAACGCGCGGTAGTGGGCTGGGCCGACATGTTCGAACATGCCGACCGAGACGATCCGATCGAAGGTTCCCTCCAGGTGACGGTAGTCGATCAGCTCGAATCGGACTCTCTTGTCCAGTCCGCGTGCTTTGGCGCGCTCGCGGGCAAGCGTAAGCTGCTCGGTCGACAGCGTAATTCCAAGCACCTCTGCCTCGGCCGTCTCGGCCAGATAGAGGGCCAAGCCGCCCCACCCGCAGCCGATATCCAGGACCTTCAGGGCCGGCCTGTCGAGCTTCAGTTTGGCCGCGATATGGATTTTCTTGTCGAGCTGCGCCTGATCGAGATCTCTGTCCGGCGTGGCGTAGTAGCCGCAGGAGTATTGCCGGTCGGCATCGAGGAAAAGGTCGTAGAACGCGCGCGAGAGATCGTAGTGGTGGTGAACGTTCCTGCGCGACCGCGCGACCGGGTTGAAGGATAGCAGTCTGCGCAGGGCCTGCTCGGAGGAATGCAGCCACCTGAAGACAGTGTGCGTTTCCAGGTGGACCATGTTGTCGATGGCGACGGTGAGCAGGGCTTCCAGGCTGCCCTCCTCGATGACCATGCGGCCGTCCATGTAGGCCTCGCCGAAGGCCAGTTTCGGGTTGAGTAGCAGTTTTCGCTCGGTGGCCCGGTCGGTCAGCCGTATCCTGACCCTGTCGCCGCTGCCGTCGCCATAGCGCTCTCGGCGACCGTCTGCGTAGGCGATCTCGAGGTCGCCGCTGCGCATGA encodes the following:
- a CDS encoding PleD family two-component system response regulator — translated: MSARILVVDDIPTNVKLLEARLTAEYFDVLTANDGPSALALAASEAPDLILLDVMMPGMDGLEVCRCLKADSATRHIPVVMVTALTDVGDRVRGLEAGADDFLSKPVNEVALFARVRSLVRLKMLTDELRTRQATSGEAELLEQAEEPEGAGGSILVIDANVRSGSRMKEYLENAGYDALLCTSKDSALQICQTDRFDLIITAIEIAGEDGLRLCSQFRSREATRYVPILMVLEDMDLQRLAKGLDLGVTDYVVKPVDRNELEARVRTQIRRRRYHDRLRSVLDRSVSMAFTDGLTGIYNRRYMSAHLDRKLMEIAETGKPVSIMLFDIDHFKRVNDTHGHAIGDEVLKAVTDHVSESVRETDLLARYGGEEFVLVMPATDVEIALKVADRIRERLSHQKIPAGPDGSDVIVTISAGVASTFDPLETPDALLKRADEALYAAKQNGRNLVFGVNGPATPDAKRAARAAVGD
- the rpmG gene encoding 50S ribosomal protein L33, which codes for MAKPITQWIKMVSTADTGYFYVKKKNPRNITEKMTMRKYDPKARKHVEFRESKMK
- a CDS encoding SDR family NAD(P)-dependent oxidoreductase — protein: MTEGSARRFAGQVAVVTGASRGLGRALALGLGREGAQVLACATDRSVGALEDLDDAIQKAGGPRPTLVPFDLKDGERIDALPSALAQRHGRLDLLIGNAAVLGGLSPLGHVDSRAWRDTFAVNLDANQRLLARLDPLLRQSKGTALFISCRVAAEAPAYWSAYAASKAALERMAAVYAKEVEKFEVTVGCIAPGPLRTRLRVQAFPGEDPESVAKPEEAATEILEQLADGTLGRPQESSAALPL
- a CDS encoding DUF2937 family protein, yielding MIGRLANAIFGGAGALAAGQAPAFYTQYLQRLGGRLDQAVATVERIRADAAARGENLSDYIALSLADTSTRAQEAGQRALEAVQTRDALREAYTALTMARPFERPQVFAEHFDSGLAEATLSDFVPALPVSPEGLVYAAIGLLVGLAVLAGMEATGRALLGGPKTDRRVN
- the purF gene encoding amidophosphoribosyltransferase — encoded protein: MITTHPFDPDSPDGDKLREECGVFGIWGHVEAANFSALGLHALQHRGQEAAGIVSFDRQQFHAHRGLGHVGDIFGSENVMNSLKGRAAIGHNRYATTGDTVLRNVQPLFAELAFGGFALAHNGNLTNAATLRRELVQRGALFQSTMDTEVIIHLMALQTDSTVIERLVHALSRVEGAYSLVALCEDMVIGLRDPLGVRPLVIGRLPTEQAYVITSETCALDIIGAEFIRDVEPGELIILDKNGLTAHQVFPKRPRRFCIFEHIYFARPDSIIEGRSIYDSRQRIGAELATESPVDADVIIPVPDSGVPAALGYAQKAGIPFELGIIRNHYVGRTFIEPGQKIRDLGVKLKHNANRAKIEGKRVVLVDDSIVRGTTSRKIVQMVRAAGATEIHFRIAAPPTTDPCFYGVDTPDKDELLASNMTVAQMGEHIGVDSLAFISIDGLYRAMGETGRDAMQPQYCDACFTGDYPTRLTDREDRVSPQPLLFKELSRA
- a CDS encoding CvpA family protein, with amino-acid sequence MDGLPINLGDLIVFVTIGLAAIIGLLAGFVYAILWIAAWAGAIAVAILFYPVAEPFAAELIGAGLFASVGAGLALFLVSLVVFIIGAYLVSKAVRASALGALDRTLGLIFGLGCGFLAISALWLGYAWLIPPQDRPAWIIEARSLSLVKAGAETLASLLPEDYQRRLEDEGATGSDQPFVPPIQPGTGEGSGSANGGATEYNEQDRQQLEQLIEQRQ
- the radA gene encoding DNA repair protein RadA; amino-acid sequence: MSKRTSHYVCQSCGTSYPKWAGRCEACGEWSTIVEEALPDAAPGGLGGKGKRSSRGIDFVPLKGQERQAPRRASGIAEFDRVLGGGLVRGSAVLIGGDPGIGKSTLLLQAAAALSKEGAAGCAYISGEEAIEQVRLRAERLGLSDAPVELAAATNVRELKAALDRPETPDVVVVDSIQTMYVDNLDSAPGTVGQVRASAQELIRVAKRRGFALLLVGHVTKEGAIAGPKVLEHMVDTVLTFEGERGHQFRILRAAKNRFGPTDEIGVFEMTDGGLIEVANPSELFLAERHGEISGACVFAGLEGTRPVLVEIQALVAPSPLGTPRRAVVGWDGNRLAMVLAVLEARCGVSTAGQDIYLNVAGGLRVAEPAADLAVATALLSAISDRPAPSETVVFGEVGLSGEVRAVGQTDLRLKEAAKLGFTRAICPATRGRKTRPPEGIAMEEIAALGDLVQLFLESASRDRMLEA
- a CDS encoding ABC transporter ATP-binding protein is translated as MTAANTPPKIQIRDLRLAFGRNKVLQGVNLDVASGDSLVVIGGSGSGKSVLLKCILGLLTPQSGSIKVDGEEVIGLSGEELEAVRHKIGMLFQSAALFDSLTVWENIAFGLMQGEHMPRGEAKEVAIKRLVDVGLQPNVGELMPAELSGGMKKRVGLARAIATKPEVIFFDEPTTGLDPIMGAMIDKLIVEVTRASGATGLTITHDMASARRISNRMAMLFEGRIIWDGATDQVEACGNPYVEQFINGRPEGPIEMQIQDHFR
- a CDS encoding MlaE family ABC transporter permease; this encodes MPVLQPLGRTFLAFLNATGRLSIFTAHAVSHCLRPPFYPRMILRQMIDIGYYSLPVVGLTAIFTGMVLALQSYTGFARFSAESAIPNVVVVSITRELGPVLAGLMVAGRVGAAMAAEIGTMRVTEQIDALTTLATNPFKYLIAPRLLAGTAVLPVLVLIADIIGVFGGYLVAVYKLGFNGSTYITNTLEFLEVQDVVSGLVKAAVFGFLIALMGCYNGYHSRGGAQGVGAATTNAVVSASILILSFNYLITELFFAR
- the alr gene encoding alanine racemase, giving the protein MPSYTVSDPAARAGAILEIDLPALAANWQRLAAETAPAEAAAVVKADAYGLGIAQAAPALWAAGARAFFVAQLDEALALRSILPQATVYVLNGLMAGAEADYLARDLCPVLNSLEDLTRWKQISRERKRAAALQIDTGMSRLGLDARDLETLATEGSRAERVPISYLMSHLASADDPTSQQSADQLAEFLAARQRLSPRLGAARASLANSAGIFLGRDYHFDLVRPGSALYGINPKPGQPNPMRQVVRLKGKILQIREIDAPRGVGYGATWRAQGPTRIATVALGYADGYLRSLSNSGQALVGGHNVPVVGRVSMDLITLDVTAVPEAAVRSGAYAELLGPDLTADAVGQAAGTIGYEILTSLGHRYHRVYLEAAA